One window of Sphingobacteriales bacterium genomic DNA carries:
- a CDS encoding thioredoxin family protein — protein MPALETIELELGFVAPDFNLPDTVSEEKLSLEELKGEVATVVMFICNHCPYVVHVNPELVRLAGEYIPLGVSFIAINSNDVEKYPADSPENMRQRALELKYPFPYLFDETQQTAKDYHAVCTPDFSIFDHNLTCVYRGRLDGSRPGNNIPLTGEDIRKVLNALLNGTKIEEKQYPSIGCSIKWKSESPY, from the coding sequence ATGCCTGCCTTAGAAACCATAGAATTAGAGTTAGGGTTTGTAGCACCTGATTTTAATCTTCCCGATACAGTAAGTGAAGAAAAATTATCTTTGGAAGAATTAAAAGGAGAAGTAGCAACTGTGGTCATGTTCATCTGCAATCATTGTCCTTATGTCGTACATGTAAATCCTGAATTGGTTAGACTTGCCGGTGAATATATCCCGTTAGGTGTTTCATTCATAGCCATTAACAGCAATGATGTAGAAAAATATCCAGCAGATAGTCCGGAAAATATGCGTCAGAGAGCATTAGAATTAAAGTATCCATTTCCTTATTTATTTGATGAAACCCAACAAACAGCGAAAGACTACCACGCGGTATGTACTCCTGACTTCAGTATATTTGATCATAATTTAACCTGTGTTTATCGCGGACGTTTGGATGGTTCAAGACCCGGAAATAATATCCCATTAACCGGAGAAGATATCAGAAAGGTGTTAAATGCTTTATTAAACGGCACAAAAATTGAGGAAAAACAATACCCTAGTATCGGATGTAGCATTAAATGGAAAAGTGAATCTCCTTATTAA
- a CDS encoding type IIA DNA topoisomerase subunit B, translating to MSKEKTTTQDLLTVEYTEDNIRSLDWREHIRLRPGMYIGKTGDGSSADDGIYILIKEIIDNSIDEYVMGFGKKIEIKLNGQRIEVRDYGRGIPLGKVLDCVSKINTGGKYDSKAFKKSVGLNGVGTKAVNALAKKFSIYAVRDGQMKKAEFERGELVSDPPVMPTKEPNGTFISFEPDDQIFRNYHFIAEHIENQVWNYAYLNAGLSIYLNGQQYLSKNGLLDLLGRKTNPDELRYPIIHLKGHDMEVALTHGDQYGEEYYAFVNGQYTPLGGTHLVAFKEALVKTIREFYNKNFDTSDIRASVIAAISIRIEEPVFESQTKTKLGSANVGPDGVTVRSFVTDFLKEHLDNYLHKNPAIADALLKRIMQSERERKELSGIKQLAKQQAKKANLHNKKLRDCRYHLNEDGGGEKRFDSSLFITEGDSASGSITKARSVETQAVFSLRGKPLNCFGSSKKIVYQNEEFNLLQHALNIEDGLDGLRYNQIIVATDADVDGMHIRLLLLTFFLQFFPDLVRNGHVYILDTPLFRVRDKQQTFYCYNEQEKQEAINRLRGKPEITRFKGLGEISPDEFGKFIGKDIRLQPVLLSQDSTISKLLSYYMGKNTPDRQEFIIENLRLEEELAEVFLQEEETDLLAV from the coding sequence ATGTCAAAAGAAAAAACCACAACACAAGATTTGCTTACGGTTGAATATACAGAAGACAATATCAGGTCGCTCGATTGGAGGGAGCATATAAGATTGCGTCCGGGTATGTACATCGGTAAGACAGGAGACGGTAGTTCGGCAGACGATGGTATTTACATACTCATCAAAGAAATCATAGACAATTCTATTGATGAATATGTAATGGGATTTGGGAAAAAAATAGAGATAAAACTAAATGGCCAGCGAATTGAAGTTCGAGATTATGGACGTGGTATTCCTTTGGGCAAAGTGTTGGATTGTGTTTCAAAAATCAATACAGGTGGAAAATATGATTCAAAGGCATTTAAAAAATCTGTCGGACTGAATGGCGTGGGAACTAAAGCAGTTAATGCTTTGGCAAAGAAATTTTCAATTTATGCGGTACGGGACGGTCAGATGAAAAAGGCTGAATTTGAACGAGGAGAATTGGTTAGTGATCCCCCGGTGATGCCAACCAAAGAGCCAAACGGCACATTTATCTCTTTTGAACCGGACGATCAGATTTTCAGGAATTACCATTTCATTGCTGAACATATTGAAAATCAGGTTTGGAACTATGCCTATTTGAATGCCGGACTGAGCATTTATTTAAATGGACAGCAATACTTATCAAAAAACGGATTGCTCGATTTGTTAGGTCGTAAAACCAATCCGGATGAATTGCGCTACCCGATTATACATCTGAAAGGGCATGATATGGAAGTTGCCCTAACGCACGGCGATCAATATGGGGAAGAATATTATGCTTTTGTAAATGGACAATATACTCCACTTGGAGGCACGCATTTGGTAGCATTCAAAGAGGCATTAGTTAAAACTATTCGTGAATTTTACAATAAAAACTTTGATACTTCCGATATACGTGCTTCTGTCATTGCAGCAATCAGCATCCGGATTGAAGAGCCTGTGTTTGAATCTCAAACAAAAACAAAACTCGGTTCAGCAAACGTTGGCCCTGACGGAGTAACCGTCCGATCTTTTGTTACGGATTTTTTAAAAGAACACCTCGACAATTATCTGCACAAAAATCCTGCTATTGCTGATGCATTGCTAAAACGAATAATGCAGTCAGAAAGAGAGCGAAAAGAATTGAGTGGTATTAAACAATTGGCCAAACAACAGGCCAAAAAAGCAAATCTTCACAACAAAAAACTGCGGGATTGCCGCTATCATCTTAACGAAGACGGTGGAGGTGAAAAAAGGTTTGATAGTTCTTTATTTATAACAGAAGGAGATTCCGCAAGTGGTTCAATTACCAAAGCCCGGAGTGTTGAAACTCAGGCAGTGTTTAGCCTTAGGGGAAAACCCCTGAACTGTTTTGGCTCAAGCAAAAAAATTGTCTATCAAAACGAAGAGTTTAACCTCCTCCAACACGCCTTAAATATAGAAGATGGATTGGATGGACTTCGGTACAACCAAATTATAGTGGCTACTGATGCCGATGTGGACGGAATGCATATCCGCCTCCTTCTTTTGACTTTTTTCCTTCAGTTTTTTCCGGATTTGGTTCGAAACGGACATGTCTATATTCTCGATACTCCTCTGTTCCGGGTGCGTGATAAACAACAGACCTTTTATTGTTACAATGAACAGGAAAAACAAGAGGCTATCAATCGCCTGAGAGGAAAACCTGAAATTACACGATTTAAAGGTTTAGGTGAAATATCCCCCGATGAATTTGGCAAATTTATTGGTAAAGACATCCGGCTTCAACCTGTTTTACTTAGTCAGGATTCTACAATTTCCAAACTCCTTTCTTATTATATGGGCAAGAATACACCTGACAGACAGGAGTTTATCATCGAAAACCTCCGCTTAGAAGAGGAATTGGCAGAAGTTTTTCTTCAGGAAGAAGAAACTGACCTTTTAGCAGTTTAA
- a CDS encoding cation:proton antiporter, translating into MQIPLLQDVIVILSLSVLVVLAFYRFKLPSIIGFLATGILIGPNGLSLVHATHEVELLAEIGVILLLFVIGLELSLKQLIAIRKTVFIGGAIQVGLTILAAIVTLVLFKIHWASAVFIGFLFSLSSTAVVLRILQEKNEINAPHGRISLGILIFQDIVVVPMMLITPILAGNSENVALEVLMLLLKTIGVLVITLLSAKYVVPKLFYLVTRTRSKDLFILTTIAVCFLVAFLTSFAGLSLALGAFLAGLIISESEYSHQATSNIIPFRELFTSFFFVSIGMLLDMNFLLSHLALILFLAVIVIFLKAIIAGLAAAFLRFPFRVVILTGLSLFQVGEFSFILSQTGIKEGLLSSLHNQYFLSVSIITMGITPFILLNSEQIFRFLLKLPIFKQFSLKQTPQPASLGTSENSSIDNHLVIIGYGVNGRNVSRAARYANIPTLIVELNMEAVLEGKERGEKMVYGDATQEHILHEVQLENARVAVIAISDPQATKTMVANIRNLSPTVYLIVRTRFVKETDELLNLGADEVIPEEFETSIEIFARALQKFLVPINDLDKLVQDIRSDNYQMLRPIRASNPLPQTETLPNFNIECVRVIADSGEVVGKTIHEANIRKNYSVNILAISRNGELISNITPELKILQNDLLYLSGNTKHIAAFYKEVN; encoded by the coding sequence ATGCAAATTCCATTGCTGCAAGATGTAATCGTAATATTAAGCCTGTCTGTTTTGGTGGTTTTAGCGTTTTACCGCTTCAAGCTACCATCCATCATCGGATTTCTGGCAACCGGAATCCTGATAGGCCCAAATGGTTTAAGTCTTGTTCATGCAACCCATGAAGTAGAATTATTGGCTGAAATTGGAGTCATCTTGCTGCTTTTTGTTATCGGATTGGAACTTTCACTTAAACAGCTTATTGCCATCCGAAAAACTGTTTTTATAGGAGGGGCTATTCAGGTCGGATTGACAATTTTAGCAGCAATAGTAACACTTGTTTTGTTTAAGATACATTGGGCATCCGCAGTTTTTATAGGTTTCCTGTTTTCGTTGTCAAGTACGGCTGTTGTACTTCGTATATTGCAGGAAAAGAACGAAATCAATGCACCACATGGTCGAATTTCATTAGGTATCCTCATTTTTCAGGATATTGTGGTCGTTCCTATGATGCTTATCACCCCAATTTTAGCCGGCAATTCTGAAAATGTGGCGTTAGAAGTTTTAATGTTATTGCTTAAAACAATCGGAGTTTTGGTAATTACGCTGCTTAGTGCAAAATATGTTGTGCCAAAATTGTTTTATTTAGTAACCAGAACTCGCAGTAAAGACCTGTTTATACTTACAACAATTGCAGTTTGTTTCTTAGTAGCTTTCCTCACATCTTTTGCAGGTTTGTCACTCGCTTTGGGTGCTTTTTTAGCCGGACTTATCATCTCTGAATCTGAGTATAGTCATCAGGCAACAAGCAATATCATTCCTTTCAGGGAGTTGTTTACAAGTTTCTTTTTTGTGTCAATCGGCATGTTGCTCGATATGAATTTTTTATTGTCCCATTTAGCCTTGATTTTATTCTTAGCAGTTATTGTCATTTTCTTAAAGGCAATAATTGCCGGATTAGCTGCTGCTTTTTTGCGTTTTCCCTTTCGGGTTGTCATACTAACGGGGCTATCTCTATTTCAGGTTGGAGAGTTTTCGTTTATACTCTCACAGACCGGCATCAAAGAAGGACTTTTAAGTTCGCTTCACAATCAATATTTTTTGTCAGTTTCTATTATTACTATGGGAATAACCCCATTTATCCTGCTCAATTCTGAACAGATATTTAGATTTTTACTAAAACTTCCTATATTCAAACAATTTAGTCTTAAACAGACCCCTCAGCCGGCAAGCCTTGGAACTTCAGAGAATTCATCCATTGACAATCATTTAGTAATTATTGGTTATGGAGTAAATGGAAGAAATGTATCACGGGCAGCCCGTTATGCCAATATTCCCACGCTTATTGTAGAACTGAATATGGAAGCTGTGTTAGAAGGTAAAGAAAGAGGGGAGAAGATGGTGTATGGTGATGCTACTCAAGAACATATCCTACATGAAGTGCAACTTGAAAATGCAAGAGTGGCGGTCATAGCCATTTCAGATCCACAAGCAACCAAAACGATGGTAGCGAACATCCGAAACTTATCTCCAACAGTTTACCTCATTGTTCGTACTCGTTTTGTAAAAGAAACAGATGAATTACTTAATCTCGGAGCTGACGAAGTTATCCCCGAAGAATTTGAAACATCCATCGAAATTTTTGCAAGGGCACTTCAAAAATTTTTAGTTCCTATAAACGACCTCGACAAATTGGTTCAGGACATACGTTCCGACAATTATCAAATGCTAAGGCCTATCAGAGCTTCTAATCCTTTGCCACAAACCGAAACCTTACCAAACTTTAATATTGAATGTGTCAGAGTGATTGCCGACAGTGGTGAAGTAGTAGGCAAAACCATTCACGAAGCAAATATCAGAAAGAATTATTCAGTCAATATTCTGGCAATTTCAAGAAACGGAGAGTTGATTTCCAATATCACTCCGGAATTGAAAATCCTTCAAAATGATTTACTTTACCTGAGTGGAAACACAAAACATATAGCCGCTTTTTACAAAGAAGTAAACTGA
- a CDS encoding DNA gyrase/topoisomerase IV subunit A — MSEKNGTPPHSGSHEVTHVNDLYKTWFLEYASYVILDRAVPTLEDGLKPVQRRLMHALKEMDDGRYNKVANVIGQTMQYHPHGDASIYEALVNLGQKNLLIDTQGNWGDFRTGDSAAAARYIEARLSKFALEVAFNPDITEWQLSYDGRKKEPVNLPLKFPLLLAQGVDGIAVGLSTRILPHNFQELCKASIAILQGKDFTLYPDFMTGGMADCSDYREGQRGGKVRIRAKIETPDKKTLIIREIPFSTTTSSLIESIIKANDKGKIKIKKVIDNTAKEVEISIELPPGVSPDVTIDALYAFTDCEVSVSPSCCLIIDKKPRFIGVDELLKFSTEHTLLLLKAELSFKLKTLLERLFFASLEKIFIEKRIYRKIEECETFEAVIDTIDKGLKPYVKDFIREVTRDDIIRLTEIKIKRISKYDSFKAEDAIKSLEEEIALIRHHLDHLTEYAIGYFNDLLKKYGKGRERKTELRNFDTIAVAQVAQANQKLYVNRKDGFMGYGLKKDEYVTDCSDIDDIIVFRADGRFLVTKVSEKTFVGKDIVHIDVWRKNDERRIYHAIYLDATAGKNFVKRFAVTAITRDKEYDMTSGAGKGSKLLYLSVHPNSEAEKVLISLHPTSKAKIKEFEYDFGELLIKGRDAKGNILTPHPIRKVVQKGVGASTQGGRKIWLDESIGRLNTDGRGKLLGEFDTGDRITIIHKDGSFELTDYELSNRFDLPTISIVEKYNPQTVVSAIYYHPEKKAYYVKRFQIDVVKTGQKFYFTGEDKKFELLFVSTSSQVSIVYHYITDKSKTKGHTVVDLDEAVNVQGWRTLGNKITSYKITKVEQNSIEARKKVHSETALPVEDSPAETSEKEQGELF; from the coding sequence ATGTCTGAAAAAAACGGAACCCCTCCCCATAGTGGCAGTCATGAAGTTACCCATGTCAATGATTTATACAAAACCTGGTTTTTGGAGTATGCATCCTATGTGATTTTAGACAGAGCAGTTCCTACACTTGAAGATGGACTGAAGCCTGTTCAGCGCAGATTAATGCATGCTTTGAAAGAAATGGATGATGGACGCTACAACAAGGTAGCCAATGTCATCGGTCAAACTATGCAATATCATCCCCATGGTGATGCCTCAATTTATGAAGCACTGGTTAACTTAGGACAAAAAAACCTGCTCATTGATACTCAGGGAAACTGGGGAGATTTTAGAACAGGAGACAGTGCCGCCGCTGCTCGTTATATTGAAGCAAGGTTGTCAAAATTTGCCCTTGAAGTTGCTTTTAATCCTGACATTACGGAATGGCAGCTTTCTTATGACGGCAGAAAAAAAGAGCCTGTCAACCTGCCTTTAAAATTTCCTTTACTGTTGGCACAAGGCGTTGACGGAATTGCCGTAGGTCTTTCGACCCGGATTTTACCGCATAATTTTCAGGAATTGTGTAAGGCTTCGATTGCCATTTTACAGGGAAAAGACTTCACCCTGTATCCGGATTTTATGACCGGAGGGATGGCAGACTGCTCTGATTATCGGGAAGGACAACGTGGCGGTAAGGTTAGAATCAGGGCAAAAATTGAAACCCCGGATAAAAAAACGCTTATTATACGTGAAATTCCATTTAGTACAACTACCTCCAGCCTTATTGAGTCAATCATAAAAGCCAATGATAAAGGAAAAATTAAAATCAAAAAAGTAATTGACAATACTGCAAAAGAAGTAGAAATCAGCATAGAACTTCCTCCGGGGGTATCTCCTGATGTTACAATTGATGCCCTTTATGCATTTACAGACTGCGAAGTATCTGTTTCGCCTTCCTGTTGTTTGATTATAGACAAAAAACCGCGATTTATTGGAGTAGATGAGTTGCTCAAATTTTCTACCGAACATACCTTGTTGTTGCTGAAAGCAGAGCTTTCTTTTAAACTTAAAACCCTGTTGGAGCGGTTGTTTTTTGCATCGCTTGAAAAGATTTTTATAGAAAAACGCATTTACCGGAAAATAGAAGAATGTGAAACTTTTGAGGCAGTCATTGATACTATAGACAAAGGATTGAAACCTTATGTCAAAGACTTCATCAGAGAAGTAACCCGCGATGATATTATCAGGCTGACAGAAATTAAAATTAAGCGCATCAGCAAATATGACTCATTTAAAGCAGAGGATGCTATTAAATCTTTAGAAGAAGAAATTGCCTTAATCAGACATCATCTTGATCACTTGACTGAATATGCCATCGGTTATTTTAACGATTTGTTAAAGAAATATGGCAAAGGCAGAGAGCGTAAGACCGAGTTGAGAAATTTTGATACCATTGCAGTTGCTCAGGTAGCACAAGCCAATCAAAAATTGTACGTCAACAGAAAAGACGGTTTTATGGGCTATGGTCTGAAAAAGGACGAATACGTTACAGACTGCTCCGATATTGATGATATCATTGTGTTTCGTGCTGACGGCAGGTTTTTGGTTACTAAAGTTTCAGAAAAAACATTTGTAGGAAAAGACATTGTACATATTGATGTTTGGCGGAAAAACGATGAACGGCGAATTTATCACGCCATTTATTTAGATGCAACAGCCGGCAAAAACTTTGTCAAACGATTCGCAGTAACTGCCATTACCCGCGATAAGGAATACGACATGACTTCAGGAGCAGGTAAAGGTTCAAAACTCCTCTATCTTTCCGTCCACCCAAACAGCGAAGCAGAAAAAGTTTTGATTTCTCTCCATCCTACAAGCAAGGCTAAAATAAAAGAATTCGAATACGATTTTGGCGAATTGCTTATAAAAGGCCGGGATGCAAAAGGCAATATTCTGACTCCGCACCCCATCAGAAAAGTGGTGCAAAAAGGAGTAGGAGCTTCCACTCAGGGGGGGAGAAAAATTTGGCTGGATGAAAGTATTGGCCGCCTCAACACAGATGGACGTGGAAAACTGTTGGGTGAATTTGACACGGGAGACCGCATTACCATTATTCACAAAGATGGCAGTTTTGAGTTGACGGATTATGAACTGAGTAACCGTTTTGATTTGCCGACGATTTCAATTGTTGAAAAGTATAACCCTCAAACCGTAGTTTCTGCCATTTATTACCATCCTGAGAAAAAGGCTTATTATGTAAAGCGCTTTCAGATTGATGTGGTGAAAACCGGGCAAAAGTTCTACTTTACAGGAGAAGATAAAAAATTCGAACTATTGTTTGTGTCCACATCTTCACAAGTCAGTATTGTCTATCATTATATCACCGACAAATCTAAGACCAAAGGACATACAGTTGTGGATTTAGATGAAGCCGTCAATGTTCAGGGTTGGCGTACTTTGGGCAACAAAATCACATCCTATAAAATTACCAAAGTAGAACAAAACAGCATTGAAGCCAGAAAAAAAGTTCATTCAGAAACAGCACTACCGGTAGAAGATTCTCCGGCTGAAACTTCAGAAAAAGAACAGGGAGAGTTGTTTTAA
- a CDS encoding deoxyribodipyrimidine photo-lyase, giving the protein MKPKIAIHWFRRDLRLHDNTALWNALSGNLPVLPLFIFDKNILDQLPDKDDSRVSFIYQSIILLRRDLLSNKSNIIIAIGKPLEVWKKVLEEFEVGAVYFNRDYEPYAQQRDRQIYEFLSSKGIPFYGFKDHVIFEKSEILTGTGKPYTVFTPYSKNWKAQFDKNPPIITGNALDIKNFYPYQPFILPSLEMIGFSSKRNDFIPITVKDNLIENYEVFRDFPAVNGTSRLGVHFRFGTISIREMVLKATSFSHKWLNELIWRDFYQMILYHFPHVVTRSFKPQFDAIEWRNNEEEFEKWCQGMTGYPFVDAGMRELNATGFMHNRLRMITASFLTKHLLIDWRWGEAYFAGKLLDYELASNNGGWQWAAGTGCDAAPYFRIFNPATQAKEYDPDFTYIKKWVPEYNKVTYPKPIVEHNFARLRALETYKKAAKDL; this is encoded by the coding sequence ATGAAACCTAAAATAGCCATACATTGGTTCAGAAGGGATTTGAGATTGCACGACAATACCGCACTTTGGAATGCCTTATCGGGAAACTTACCGGTACTTCCGTTATTTATATTTGATAAAAACATTTTAGATCAACTTCCTGATAAAGATGATTCAAGGGTAAGTTTTATTTATCAAAGCATTATTTTGCTGCGGAGAGATTTGTTGTCTAATAAATCCAATATAATAATCGCTATTGGTAAACCTTTGGAAGTATGGAAAAAAGTGCTGGAAGAATTTGAAGTTGGGGCTGTTTATTTTAACCGCGATTATGAACCTTATGCTCAACAACGCGACCGTCAGATTTATGAATTTTTGTCTTCAAAAGGCATTCCCTTTTATGGGTTTAAAGACCATGTGATTTTTGAAAAAAGTGAAATATTAACCGGCACAGGAAAGCCGTACACTGTTTTTACCCCATATAGTAAAAACTGGAAAGCACAGTTCGATAAAAATCCGCCAATAATTACAGGCAATGCGCTCGACATAAAAAATTTTTATCCCTATCAACCTTTTATACTGCCTTCTTTAGAAATGATAGGGTTCTCCTCCAAAAGAAATGATTTCATTCCTATTACAGTCAAAGACAATTTGATTGAGAATTACGAAGTGTTTAGGGATTTTCCTGCTGTTAACGGCACTTCAAGATTGGGCGTACATTTCCGTTTCGGTACAATCAGCATCCGTGAAATGGTTCTGAAAGCCACAAGCTTTAGCCACAAATGGTTGAATGAACTGATTTGGAGAGATTTTTATCAAATGATACTATATCATTTTCCACATGTTGTTACTCGTTCATTCAAGCCGCAGTTCGATGCCATAGAATGGAGGAACAATGAGGAAGAGTTTGAAAAATGGTGTCAAGGAATGACCGGCTATCCTTTTGTAGATGCAGGAATGAGAGAACTCAACGCAACCGGGTTCATGCATAACCGGTTGAGAATGATTACAGCAAGCTTTTTAACCAAACACCTGTTAATTGACTGGAGGTGGGGAGAGGCTTATTTTGCCGGAAAGTTATTGGACTACGAACTTGCATCCAATAACGGTGGCTGGCAATGGGCAGCAGGTACCGGTTGTGATGCAGCTCCTTATTTCAGAATTTTTAATCCTGCAACTCAGGCAAAAGAATATGACCCGGATTTTACCTATATAAAAAAATGGGTACCGGAATACAATAAGGTAACTTACCCCAAACCAATCGTTGAACACAATTTCGCAAGGTTGCGAGCACTTGAAACATACAAAAAGGCAGCAAAAGACTTATAA
- a CDS encoding DUF697 domain-containing protein: MTEEEKRHRKATDLITHHVILSMGTAIIPVPMADILALTTLQIRMLKELCDLYEKPYSKQVAQNIITAIAGNSLARLGASLLKTIPGIGTIIGGVSAVILSGASTYAIGKVFLHNFDAGISPEEIDLDEAEVLYGSEFEAGKEVAAQLENELAVDQKDSELEKLKVLKSHIHKLETLELIKELGGLNEQGFISDEEFKAKKQELLDSI, from the coding sequence ATGACAGAGGAGGAGAAACGCCATCGCAAAGCCACTGATTTAATAACCCATCATGTTATCTTATCAATGGGAACAGCCATAATTCCTGTTCCAATGGCCGATATTTTGGCATTAACTACTCTGCAAATCAGGATGCTGAAAGAGTTATGTGATTTGTATGAAAAACCTTATTCTAAACAGGTTGCACAAAACATAATAACCGCTATTGCCGGGAATAGTCTTGCCCGGTTGGGGGCAAGTTTATTAAAAACAATTCCCGGTATAGGTACTATTATTGGTGGTGTTTCGGCGGTTATTTTATCGGGGGCATCCACTTATGCCATTGGAAAAGTTTTTTTACATAATTTCGATGCCGGTATATCGCCTGAAGAAATTGATTTGGATGAAGCGGAAGTTTTGTACGGGTCAGAATTTGAAGCAGGTAAGGAAGTGGCTGCGCAATTGGAAAATGAACTTGCTGTTGACCAAAAAGACTCTGAATTAGAAAAACTCAAAGTTTTAAAATCGCATATTCACAAATTAGAAACACTGGAATTAATCAAAGAACTGGGGGGTCTTAATGAACAAGGGTTTATTTCCGATGAAGAATTTAAAGCTAAAAAGCAGGAATTATTGGATTCAATTTAG
- a CDS encoding putative metal-dependent hydrolase, translating to MYQLRFPIGEFLEPQEYPVSLINTWIKEIDELPVQLQTEAGHLNELQLNTPYRPEGWTLRQVIHHIADSHLNSFIRFKLALTEENPTIKPYFEERWANLPDYSMPVQVSFQLLVHLHARWVHLLFSLTQQDLNKTYYHPENKREFTLQYAIGLYAWHGKHHLAHIQSLKKRQGWD from the coding sequence TTGTACCAACTTCGTTTTCCAATTGGAGAATTTTTAGAACCTCAGGAATATCCGGTAAGTTTAATCAATACATGGATAAAAGAAATTGACGAATTGCCCGTTCAGCTTCAAACTGAAGCCGGGCATTTAAACGAGTTACAGCTAAATACACCTTACCGGCCGGAAGGATGGACTCTTCGGCAAGTCATCCACCATATTGCAGATAGTCATCTCAATAGTTTTATCCGGTTTAAGTTGGCTTTAACAGAAGAAAATCCCACCATTAAGCCTTATTTTGAAGAGCGTTGGGCCAATTTACCAGATTACTCAATGCCGGTTCAGGTCTCTTTTCAATTACTCGTTCATTTACATGCAAGATGGGTACATCTGCTATTTTCTCTGACCCAACAAGATTTAAACAAAACCTATTACCACCCTGAAAACAAGCGTGAATTTACGCTTCAATATGCCATTGGTCTATACGCCTGGCATGGGAAACATCATCTTGCCCATATACAGTCCCTCAAAAAAAGACAAGGATGGGATTAA
- the gldH gene encoding gliding motility lipoprotein GldH encodes MRFIFQGVLFTLILFTVSCNSNRLYHRVIKVPETVWNNGDRYRFVIPVNKETEKTNLHLFLRYASAFQYSEFEVKFLIYAPDKSLVAEETSKLSIRTQEGELTGDGLGNIWDKEFTLLENTDIFKQPGKYTFEISHLMPEAQVFFISEIGISLYRAE; translated from the coding sequence ATGCGATTCATATTTCAGGGCGTTTTGTTTACTTTAATACTCTTCACCGTATCCTGTAACTCAAACAGGCTTTACCATCGGGTTATAAAAGTTCCTGAAACTGTTTGGAACAACGGTGACAGATACAGGTTTGTGATTCCAGTTAATAAAGAAACAGAAAAAACAAATTTGCACTTGTTTTTGAGATATGCTTCCGCTTTTCAATATAGCGAGTTTGAGGTTAAATTTTTGATTTATGCGCCTGATAAATCTCTTGTGGCAGAAGAAACCTCCAAACTTTCTATAAGAACCCAAGAAGGCGAACTTACAGGAGATGGATTAGGTAATATCTGGGATAAAGAATTTACCTTGTTAGAAAATACGGATATTTTTAAACAACCCGGAAAATACACCTTTGAAATCAGCCATTTAATGCCCGAAGCACAAGTATTTTTTATCAGTGAAATCGGCATTTCTCTATATCGGGCTGAGTAA